The region GACGATTTTAGCTGTATCCCATATTTTTGGGTATGCTTCGCAGACCTCCCGATGGCAGGTCTTAAAAAATATATAGGAAAGCAGCCTGTCAGGAAGAAGGAACATGACACCTTCCCAGCTGTTTCATGGCTGTATGACCACATTCAGGACACACACAGATATCGAAATTCCAGACTGCTTTTAAAAGCTCTGCCAGGGACATTCCGGCGTAACGCTGCTTGAAACGCTGTCCATTCTGAAGCTTAAAGATAACCTTCAGATTCTTATATTTCATCCGATTGTTCAGAAAACCATAATAGCGTATTTTCTGAAAGCCGGAAGGCAGCACATGCATCAGGTAACGGCGTATAAACTCCGTGTTGCCAAGAGTAATCTGACGTTTTGGTTCACCCGGCTTTTTTCCACGGGCAGAGAATGTTACCGTATCTTCCGTAACAGAAAGGATCCTGCTGTTAGAGATGGCGATTTTGTGGATGTAGCGTCCAAGGTATTCAATGACATTGCCGAAGCCGTTGAAGGTTTTCTTGATGTAGGGGCACCAGTCCATTTCATAAAGCTTATTTTTAAATTCCTTCCAGTGGTAAGAATTACGCAGGTTTTCACAGGAGGATGAAAAGTTAAGGGAGCCGCTTTCATAAAGGGAGACAAGGTGTGCCATATATTTCCCCTTAAACTTATCCCGCAGGACCTCCGTACGGATAAAAAACTTAGATGAGGATTTACGGATTTTTCCATCTCCGGTAAGCCCGCCGCCGGAAACAATGCAGTGCATATGTACATGGTAATCCAGCTCCTGATTCCAAGTATGAAGTACTTGGATAATCCCGGGTGTTGCCCCGAGCCACTTCTTATCAGCAGATAATTCCAGAAGTGTTTCGGCGCAGCATCTGTGAAGAAGTCCATACAGAAGCTTCTGGTTGCAGTAAATGAGGGGATTTAATTCATGTGGAAGTGTAAACACTACATGAAAATAGGGTGAATCAATGACCTCAGCACTGCGTTTATCTACCCAGATTTCTTTCTTCACAGCCTGACAGTTGGGGCAGTTGCGGTTGCGGCAGGAATTATTGTGGACTTCCACATGCCCACAGTCGGTACACTGACTTAAGTTGACACCAAGCCTTCCGGATTTGCAGTTTAAGATGGCTCGGGCGGCTTTGCGTTGGACATCCGACTGATAGTGCCCCGGTGCTGAGAAAGCTTCATAGGACTGCTCAAATATCTGCCTGATTTTGTAATCACTCATGGTATTCACCTGCCAATCGGTCAAAAGGGCTGACGGCATTGCGGATGGCATTACCGGAAAGATGGACATAAATAGTGGTGGAAGACAAAGATTTATGTCCCATAAGCGCTTTTATGGTAAGCAGGTCGGTTCCGTTTTCATACAGATGGGTACCAAAAGCATGACGAAAGGAATGACAGGTAAGCCTGCGTTCCCATCCGAGCCTGTCCTCATGGGCATGGATGTGTCTTGAAAGGAAGAATGTGTCGATGGGTCTGTCCTCGCCACTTTGCTTTGGAAAAAGAAAGCCTTTTGGTCTGCCGTATTCAAACCAGTAGCGTGTCAGCAGGTCAAGTGCCGCTTTAGAAAGAATGGCATAGCGGTCATTCCTGTTTTTGGAGTGTGTGATGTGAAGCCGCATGTTTTTGCGGTCAACATCCTCGTAACGCAGACGGCATACTTCACCGATACGAAGCCCTGAGGAATACATGAGTGTAACCATAGTCTTCTGCTTTAAATCAGGTATGGAAGAAATAAACTGCCATGTTTCCTGTTTCGAGGGAACATAGGGAAGGTACTCGTCAAACTTACGCATGGGAAGCTGTGTGTCATCCCATGTTTTGTGAAGAACATACATGGTGAAAAAGCGCAGTTGTGAAATGGCACAGTTGATGGTGCGGTCAGAAAGGTCTCTGGATTTCTGTAGCCATTTGATGTAGTCACGAAGTTCATCCCAGGAAACATCTTCTGGCGATTTGTGAAGAACATTTGCGAGGTAATCCAGATACGCCCGGATGTAAGTACAGTAATTTTTAAGGGTATGGTCGGTAAGACCGCGAAGGGAAATCATTTCCCTGAAAGAATTTAAATATTTGTCCATAGTAAAATCTCCTTTGAAATGCAATAAAAACAGTAGTTACATTTCAAAAAGAGGTGGTGGACGAGTAAAAAAATAAGATATATAGTTGTTGAGTTTAGAAATCCATGATAACATAAGCATAGCAGTTCTTAAAGTTATGAAGTTGTTTGGTGTGGTAACTTAACAATACATCATAAATTTAAAAACTGCTATTTTTTATAAAAAAAGTGGTGGTTTTATGTACCTTGGGCTAGCCGTCGCACTAGCGACTTGGTACAATCAAAGGAAAGTAATCAGAGGAAAGAAATCAGAGGAGGCCAGCTATGAAGAATGAAAACAACACAGTCATAGATACTGTATTAGGTGATATAACGAAGATAACCGGAATGGATGCAATCGTCAATGCGGCCAACTCATCCCTCCTTGGAGGAGGAGGGGTGGACGGGGCAATCCACAGGGCCGCGGGAAAGGAACTGCTGCATGAATGCCGGCTGTTGGGCGGCTGTAAGACAGGACAGGCCAAGATTACAAATGCCTACAACATGGACTGCCGGTACATCATCCACACCGTGGGTCCTGTGTGGAACGGCGGGATATGCGGTGAGCAGGAGAAGCTTTCTTCCTGCTACTGGAATTCCCTTTTGCTGGCCCTGGAAAATGGAGTGAAGCGGATTGCGTTTCCCTCTGTCTCCACCGGCATATACCATTTTCCGGTGGAGCTGGCAGCAGAAACCGCCATAGGAACTGCCAGGAAATTTGTGGCGGAGCATCCGGGTGAACTGGAACATGTTCTGTGGGTTCTCTTTGACGCCAGGACAAAACTGGTGTATGATACTGTTTTGAGGAAACTGTGACTTTCCGTTACAGTCGTGTCTCCGGAAGGAGGATCCATATGGGACAGACGGAACGATTGATAGTGCTGGTATTTATTGTAGCCGCCCTGCTGTTCGCCGGAATCTGGGACAGGCATCACCGCAGGTAAGGATAATGACCCAAGCAATGACAGAATACGTAAGAAAGAGATGGAATCAGAATGTCAGAAAGAAAATTCGTGATTGTTGACGGCTCATCCCTGCTGTCAACCTGTTATTATGCAGTGTTACCCAGGGAAATCATGTTCGCCAAGACCGACGAGGAGAAGGAAAAGCATTACGGAAAAATTCTCCACGCGTCGGACGGGACTTATACCAACGGCATCATGGGGGTACTGAAGGCCGTGGCTTCCCTGCTGAAAAAGCAGCAGCCGGCCTACATGGCATTTGTGTTTGACAAGACAAGGGATACCTTCCGCAGGGAACTGTATCCTGATTATAAGGGTACCAGAAGCAGGACGCCGGAGCCTCTTAAGCAGCAATTTGTGCTGATTGAACGGATTCTGGAGGAAGCAGGCTTTAAAGTGCTCTACAGCGGCCGGTATGAGGCGGATGACTATGCGGGAAGCCTTGTCCATAAATTCAGGGAGCAGGTACCCGTGGTGGTGATGACCAAGGACCATGATTATCTGCAGCTTGTGAGTGATGCGTACAATGTAAGGGCCTGGATGGTCCAGGCCAGACAGGAGAAGGCGGAGGAGCTTTACGACAAGTATTACGGGCTTTACGGCCTGGATAAGGCATCGGTGAACCTGCCGGAAAAGACCTTTGAGTTTACGGCTGAGACCGTGTATTCCGAGGAAGGGGTGTGGCCGGAGCAGATTACGGACCTGAAGGGAATCCAGGGAGACACCTCGGATAATATTCCGGGAGTCAGGGGCGTTGCCAGCGCGGCCCCTCTTTTGCTGGGAGAATACGGCACCGTGGAGAATATTTATGAGGTGATACATGAGGCGGAGCAGGATAAGAAAGAGCTTAAGGAGCTGCAGGACTTCTGGAAGAACAGCCTGGGAATCAGCCGTTCTCCCTACAAATCCCTGACCAAGACAGGGAAGGAGGGGGAACTGTGCGGGGAAGCCGCCGCCAGGCTGTCTAAGGAATTGGCCACCATTAAGACAGACATACCTCTGGACCTTGAACTGGAGGATTTTTCCGTGTCCTTCTGCAAGGAGGATGTGCTTAGGGAGTGGTGCGGGAAGCTGGATATTAAGATTGCTTCTGTGTTTGGGAAAAGTGAATAGGGAAAGCGCAGCAGCGGGACCGGATGATATGCATTCCGGTCCCGCTGTTTTGTTTGCCCAGCATGGGCGTTTTCTAATGGGTGAAAGTCCCAAGTGCGCGTAGGCAACAACGAAGCACATAGCCGAACAGCAAGGGTGTCCGCCGTGAGACGGAATCTGAAAGAAGCTGTAAGCAAACCTCTGACCTGACGGACAGGAACCGCATATAAGGCTCGGAAATACGGATAAGGTGGCAAAAGGCACTGAAGTCCAAAAGGTTGCCGGAAGTACGAGTAAATGCGGCAGGTACATGGAGGAAAAGAACACGCACCTTAACTGGGGAGGTCTCACAGGCGGTCTCATTAGCCGTAGTAACAACGAATTGTGAGAAGTCAGCAGAAGCCATAGTAGTGAGGAAGTTCCTGTAATGGGGACGGAGCGAAGGGCTGAACAATCAATCAGTTGAAGTACGTTCCACTTCGTAGCCGGAGCATACGCCTGTCGATGACTTCAAAGGCGGCAAAGGCAAAAGGGGCAGAAAGGAAACAACGCATGGACACAAGCAGTCTCATGGAGCAGATATTAAGCAGGGATAATCTAAATGCGGCGTATCTGCAAGTCGTAAGGAATAAAGGAGCGGCAGGCGTGGACGGGATGACCGTTGAAGAACTTGGCGCATATCTTTCGGAAAACGGCGAAAACATTAAGGAACAGTTGCGGACGAGGAAGTATAAGCCGAAGCCAGTCCGCAGGGTGGAGATACCCAAACCCGATGGTGGTACAAGAAATCTTGGAGTGCCAACAGCAGTAGACCGCTTTGTACAGCAGGCGGTGGCACAGGTGCTTACCCCGATATTTGAGGAGCAGTTTCACGACCACAGCTATGGATTCAGACCCAAGCGGTGTGCACAGCAGGCAGTCCTTAAAGCATTGGAAATGATGAATGACGGACACAACTGGATAGTGGATATCGACCTAGCGAAATTCTTTGACACAGTAGACCATGACAAGCTGATGACGATTTTCGGACGGACAATAAAGGACGGAG is a window of Enterocloster clostridioformis DNA encoding:
- a CDS encoding tyrosine-type recombinase/integrase, with protein sequence MDKYLNSFREMISLRGLTDHTLKNYCTYIRAYLDYLANVLHKSPEDVSWDELRDYIKWLQKSRDLSDRTINCAISQLRFFTMYVLHKTWDDTQLPMRKFDEYLPYVPSKQETWQFISSIPDLKQKTMVTLMYSSGLRIGEVCRLRYEDVDRKNMRLHITHSKNRNDRYAILSKAALDLLTRYWFEYGRPKGFLFPKQSGEDRPIDTFFLSRHIHAHEDRLGWERRLTCHSFRHAFGTHLYENGTDLLTIKALMGHKSLSSTTIYVHLSGNAIRNAVSPFDRLAGEYHE
- a CDS encoding 5'-3' exonuclease; the encoded protein is MSERKFVIVDGSSLLSTCYYAVLPREIMFAKTDEEKEKHYGKILHASDGTYTNGIMGVLKAVASLLKKQQPAYMAFVFDKTRDTFRRELYPDYKGTRSRTPEPLKQQFVLIERILEEAGFKVLYSGRYEADDYAGSLVHKFREQVPVVVMTKDHDYLQLVSDAYNVRAWMVQARQEKAEELYDKYYGLYGLDKASVNLPEKTFEFTAETVYSEEGVWPEQITDLKGIQGDTSDNIPGVRGVASAAPLLLGEYGTVENIYEVIHEAEQDKKELKELQDFWKNSLGISRSPYKSLTKTGKEGELCGEAAARLSKELATIKTDIPLDLELEDFSVSFCKEDVLREWCGKLDIKIASVFGKSE
- a CDS encoding IS91 family transposase, translating into MSDYKIRQIFEQSYEAFSAPGHYQSDVQRKAARAILNCKSGRLGVNLSQCTDCGHVEVHNNSCRNRNCPNCQAVKKEIWVDKRSAEVIDSPYFHVVFTLPHELNPLIYCNQKLLYGLLHRCCAETLLELSADKKWLGATPGIIQVLHTWNQELDYHVHMHCIVSGGGLTGDGKIRKSSSKFFIRTEVLRDKFKGKYMAHLVSLYESGSLNFSSSCENLRNSYHWKEFKNKLYEMDWCPYIKKTFNGFGNVIEYLGRYIHKIAISNSRILSVTEDTVTFSARGKKPGEPKRQITLGNTEFIRRYLMHVLPSGFQKIRYYGFLNNRMKYKNLKVIFKLQNGQRFKQRYAGMSLAELLKAVWNFDICVCPECGHTAMKQLGRCHVPSS
- a CDS encoding O-acetyl-ADP-ribose deacetylase; translated protein: MKNENNTVIDTVLGDITKITGMDAIVNAANSSLLGGGGVDGAIHRAAGKELLHECRLLGGCKTGQAKITNAYNMDCRYIIHTVGPVWNGGICGEQEKLSSCYWNSLLLALENGVKRIAFPSVSTGIYHFPVELAAETAIGTARKFVAEHPGELEHVLWVLFDARTKLVYDTVLRKL